AACATTGTATGAAGTTTTAATTTATCTTCAGTACCTAATATTCAGAGATAGAAAACAGAGAAATTTCTTGACTTGTTCGACAAGCCCAACAACCAACAATAACTGTCTGAGATCTTAGGGCCCTGACATGGAATGGTAATAGAAATACTCCTGAAGTGGAAATTACTTCATGGGCTCTGGAATGCATCCACAAATACAAGTTAAAATTCTATCATAcaaaaaaatcataaataatATACATAAACACAATTACATTTCCTTATCTAAGATGGACAAGGAAAAAGTTATTGAACAACTTTTAAAGCATCAGTCTTTACATTCAGAGCATTGTTCTTCATATTTGGAATGTTCCTGATTTTTTTGAATGCATACCAGTGTTAAATAAGCCCCCATCTGGTGGCAGACTCAATGCCTTCACCTTCACAGCAAATGATAAGAAAGAAGCATCACAATCGTAAGCTGGCTGCTTTTATTGAATTCACATGTTCCAACAACAACTCTGTACAATTTCCTCTTCCAATAAAATGGGCAACAGAAATGGGATTTCACAAGAATCGGATTCCTGCTCCAAACTGGACCCCATCACATATCCTGCAAGGGAAGTAGACAATATTTCTGAAATCAAATTCAAAGCAAGTCAAGAATCAGCTAATAGCTCAAATTATTTGACACTCCTATCCCTTAACTTTCAACGAATATGCGTGTCAAAGAGTTTTAATGGAAGTCTATATAAGGAACAGTCTAAGAGTACATAAGTTATATTATCGTTTGCATCTAGATGATTATAAATACAAAGTGTATATCAAATGTCACGTTTAACAGCAATGATtaagaaacacacagacactgGTTATTTATCACAGCTGGAACTGCTAAGATACATTTATAATGATTTAATTTCATGGGGAGCATTCATCTTCAACTGTAACTTTATTATTGCTTAAAGATAAATCTAATGTGTGGAATTCACAATCTGCTTAACCAACTCTGGGTAACCCAACCATCAATACCTGTCTCCACTCTGGACTCCCATGGGAATGCAGTAATTTAGCTCCAGTCTGGCAATGTTCCCCAAACGCAGCACAATGCCCAGTCCATATGACCAACGGATGCATTCTGCCAGTTTCTTCAAATGTGCATGAGGACCCTCACCTGGGGAAAAGCATGCATGTCACCACATCCAAACAGAAAACAAGGCCAAATGTCTGTGTGCATGATTTGAGATTTGCTTTGTCCAATAAACATACATCTTCCAAACGTGAACTACTACTAGGCTACATTCTTTTTATTAGATTTAACTGTCAAGACACGATACGCAAAACATGAACCTATAACCTATGATTAGTGCTCTTTATGTTCTCAACTTCTCACCGTAGTTGAGGTTACAAAGGTTTCCGGCATTAAGGAAGAAGTGGGTTCTGAAGAGGTCACCGAAGCCTCCCCTGCCTGGTCTGAAGGGCAGAGGTGTGTAGAGGTGGAGCCCTCCAGCCCAGTAGGCCTCTCCTCCAAGGAAGTCACCTGCCATGCAAGTAATGTCAATATCAAAACCTTTCAATAAATCGCCAAACTTCAATATAATGTCATGTCTCACCATCACTCTGCGGGCCCATACTGTACATACTGAATCCCCTGATACTGGTGGGGCCACCCAGATAGAACCTACAAGTTCAACAAAGATACCAAACAATACAGTTCAGAGCCTTGTATTCATTTagtgctgtttttttcctgtcttgTTTTATGGCTACAATCAACTGGTTTTCAAATTGTACGGTGCACTTAAAAACACAATTAAATGGAAATAATTTGATGCACATGAATTCTGTATAATATCAATTAGAACTGAGGGAACATTTGATAGTTTTGTATAGTGCAATTCCTTTTTGCACGCTGGGTGGCATTCTTCTTTAATAGGACAGTATACAGGGAAATCTGAAGCATGGTGTGCTGCATGTCTGGGGACATGTGTAGTTTGACAATGCATGATGTCTGCAGATACATACCACTGGCTCTATATTAGTTGAGCTACATAATAGCGTAAATTATGACGTTATCTGGGTGCAAGACCAACTACCAGTAAGAAACAAAATCAGAAAAGACAGGAGAAATGCTCAAAATGCTGATTGAATTTGCCAACAAACATGTTTAtgatataaatatatttatacttGGTGACTTTCACTCGCTAATGACACTACCATCCATGTTCACAATAAGTGAATGCCTCATAATTCATGTCAAAGCAAAAAGATGAAACCAGAAACTGTTTGTCAGTGCCCAGATAACaccattttattcatttataaatCTACTTGAGTATGTAGAAACTGCAAATACTAAATTTAAAATACAAAACAGCTGGCAAATttgctaaaaataaataaatagacaacTTTGGGGGGAAAAGCAGACTAAAGTGGTGCTGATTTTGTCCGAAAACCTCTCAAGTGTCAGACTTGGAAAACCCCTGGTGTACTTATCTCATTAAAATCTAAGGTGCCCTCTACATTAGTAAAGTTTATAATCTGGTGCCGTGCATTTCTGTACCTGTCTGCTATGCATGTTGGCTTTTCACCGAGAGGTAGAAGCAAGCCGCCCCACATTGAGGCAGAAAGGATCTGTACGAAAAAGATAAAGGTTTTAATGTTGACTCGTGTACAGAATGATAACAAACtttccaaataaaaaaacattactttttttaacattaaaaagCAATAAGAGTAGTTGGTTGCATTCCTATTCATACATAACCGAACATTTCTATATTGTCTAATTGATAATCATGCTCTGGCCCAATATACTTTTTTCAAACAATGAAAGTGCCTTTTAATGACATTGgtaaaaaaaaggttgaaaagcaaaaaaagaaaatctcaccGAGTCCCAGAAGAGTGTTTTGTTGAGTTGCATCTCAAAATCCTCCTTCAGGAAACTAGCATCACCCCCGGTGTAGCCAGCAAGTTCCTACACAAACACAAGTGTCAGTGTTTCCGGGTATCATATCAAaaatctcagttttctttttttttgtgaacatACCTGATGAATCTTCAATAAACCACCTTTCCTGGGAAGGATGGAAGAGTTTCTGGTGTCGATGACCATGGCATGCTGAAAGACAAAATGACACCCTAAATATTGGTAAATGTTTGTGGGTGTCTTTTCGAAGATTTAGTGTTTTACCAATTTTCAACTCAATAAAAATGCACCATTTGCTATCTCTCTACAAGATATCAGAATTTGCTGTGTGAAAACTGAATACCAGCTTTGTCATTTGAATTCCCTGACAGAGGGCACCATTAAACTACATGGCAATTTCAGAACTCAAAGTAATAAATCTTGTGTAAAATAGAGGACAAATACCGAGAGGGAGGACTTCAGCGAATGGCCGCTCTCCTCACGGACGGCAAAAGAGGCCGTGTTGGCCAGACAGCCCAACTCTCTCCATACTCCTTCCCACTTCAGGGTTTGGCTGGTCTTCCACAcagggaactgtggttgataaGTTTCATCAAGACATAACGCTGTTACAGATCTCATGCAGTAAATATGTATATGACATACAAAGAGTGATGAGAAATGATCTCCTCACAATACAGGAAGACCAATGGTTCTGTCAAAGTCTTTGAAGGGTTTCTTTTAGTAACGATATTCACAACAATGCCAGATTAGTAAATATTGGCACATGACAGAAAGTCTAATACAAAGTCCAAACTCGTTGTTTCTGAGGAATTCTCGCTCGGAGTTGGACTTCATGTCACACAACAGAACCCTTTaaagcatctggttaggattctTTTCTAACCCCCCCCCTCTTCATGTCAAAACACAAAGAGGATAATGAAGGAACACATATTCTAAACAGACATTAATTCAAATGCACAAAAAGTAGAAACGAAGGcacttaaaaaagcatttacactcagctctGCAGAGATGCCTCGATCCGTCTCTCGCAGTGAGCTCCATGGAAACTGACCTGTTACTTTGTACGCATTGATGGAGACACTGAAAGCGAAAAGAAGAGGAAAGACAGGCTACTGCTAGGATTCTTTTGTAATTTCAAGATACACTCTTGATAGTTTCTGCATAGATTGATCAATCAAACATTTAAGTCCTTAAGGGTACAATCTAAGGTATTAAAAGTGCCCTACTTCACCCACCAGGCTAGGCATAAGGCAAAAGAGGAAGCCTTGTGATGACTTCATATAAATGGGGATTTCTTGCTTGCACTCAAATTTCTACCATTTTTCTACATTGTTGCTAAACAAGATCAGAACCATTGTAGATAGCAGTAGCAGCATTAGTCTATCACCTGTATACATATAAACACCGTGTATGGATTTCATTAGACCTAAAAAACAAATCTATTTAATGATGCTGTTATGATCTTACTTTCGTTCAAAGTTTCCTGGTTGGGGTTTAAAGAGGGACAATCCGTATGATGTCTCTTTGGTTCCATAAGAGAACTGGAATGTCAGTTTTTCTGCCCGACCAAAAACATTAGGTAACTTTAAGCCGAGTACCTGTTATGAAAGAGAATCAGAACTGATCTGGCAATCctaaatattacattttcatttagaGGTAACCAAACTAGTGCAACATATGAAAAGTATGTATGAAAAACACAGGAAAAATTTGTTGTGGgtcctaaaaagaaaaaaaactgaaaggaaAGGTCCGGAAAAGGAGAACAGTGTGTTTAAGCAGGGAGCCTTCACAGCAGCACTCACCATGCTTCCTTCATTATTTCCAACCATAGTGTTGTAGCTGCCCGTCAAACGTCTCAGCTCAGTGACCTCAAAGGTCACGTCAAGCCCATTAGGAAGAGCATCTTcacctaaagaaaaaaaacagaaaacaaaccaaGAGAATGTGAATACAGCAAATGAATAACCTGCACATTCTAAAGAAGTTCATTGCCTGGTCATTAGGCAATTAGGTCAGCGATctacttgaatatattgaatgaccagttgtttatttatcttttcatcaaaagattattttttcctgcttcattttatgtgaagcactttgaattgttttgtacatgaaatgtgctatacaaataaacttgatttgatttgatgatatgGGCATATTCCAAAATGACAATGCCAGGATTCATCAGCTTCAAATTGTGAACAAGTCATTCAGGAAGACTGAAACATGACTTATACTAAGACTGGCCACCACTGGATCTTAATCCCATTGAGACTATTTGGGATGTACTGAAAAAGACGTTACAGAGGTCCGACATT
This genomic interval from Odontesthes bonariensis isolate fOdoBon6 chromosome 7, fOdoBon6.hap1, whole genome shotgun sequence contains the following:
- the samm50 gene encoding sorting and assembly machinery component 50 homolog A, with amino-acid sequence MGTVHARSLDPLPMQGPELGVQADDIEAPGIEQESKQEILENKNVVVQRVHIDGLGRTKEDLLTYEIAEVFRAKNLIEVMRKSHEARQKLLRLGIFRKVEVVIDTSRGEDALPNGLDVTFEVTELRRLTGSYNTMVGNNEGSMVLGLKLPNVFGRAEKLTFQFSYGTKETSYGLSLFKPQPGNFERNVSINAYKVTGQFPWSSLRETDRGISAELSFPVWKTSQTLKWEGVWRELGCLANTASFAVREESGHSLKSSLSHAMVIDTRNSSILPRKGGLLKIHQELAGYTGGDASFLKEDFEMQLNKTLFWDSILSASMWGGLLLPLGEKPTCIADRFYLGGPTSIRGFSMYSMGPQSDGDFLGGEAYWAGGLHLYTPLPFRPGRGGFGDLFRTHFFLNAGNLCNLNYGEGPHAHLKKLAECIRWSYGLGIVLRLGNIARLELNYCIPMGVQSGDRICDGVQFGAGIRFL